A stretch of DNA from Syntrophorhabdaceae bacterium:
ATGGAAAAGGTTGACGAAAACATCCTCTACTGGAGGGGCATTGCACTTGACTACTTTGACGGAACCTCATGGAGAAGCTTTGAAAAACGTCTTTTTGTCGCTAATGCAAAAACAAGGATAGAGGGTAAGCGGATCAGGCAGATGATATACCTTGAGCCTTACCAGAATATTTATCTCTTCGGTCTCGACAAACCTGTCTTTATATCTACCCGCTATGTGAAAAAATACGATGATCTCAGTTACTCTTCGTCAATATTCATAGAGAGGAGGATGAGATACGAGGTCCTTTCCATCATAGGAGATGCCATAGAAGATGAGAGTATAGACGAAGAGAGGTACCTGCAGGTCCCCGAGAGTGTATCATCCAGGATAGTCGATCTTGTCAATTCAATAACCCGCGGGAAAGAGAGGTCTGAGAAGATAGGCTCTCTCTATGCGTTTTTACATGACGGGGCGTTTAAATATTCCCTGCAAAACCTCCCTGTCTCAAAAAACCCGCTGGAGACATTTCTTTTTGAGAGCAAGTATGGCAACTGCGAGTATTTCGCGTCGACCTTGGCTATTATGCTCCGTATCGCAGGGATACCCTCGAGGGTTATCGGCGGGTACAGGGGGGGATACTACAATGACGTTGGACAATACTACCTGATACC
This window harbors:
- a CDS encoding transglutaminase domain-containing protein, giving the protein MEKVDENILYWRGIALDYFDGTSWRSFEKRLFVANAKTRIEGKRIRQMIYLEPYQNIYLFGLDKPVFISTRYVKKYDDLSYSSSIFIERRMRYEVLSIIGDAIEDESIDEERYLQVPESVSSRIVDLVNSITRGKERSEKIGSLYAFLHDGAFKYSLQNLPVSKNPLETFLFESKYGNCEYFASTLAIMLRIAGIPSRVIGGYRGGYYNDVGQYYLIPQKNAHVWVEAFTPQKGWLRYDPTPASIENFAFPLQGDSLLKARVFLDTVNYYWYAFIINYNLEKQISFLHKVRTGIKKPSLKFKFNKNIFLKYLIIALLIAGMIFIIRLFTIPKKPQEKRLLSAFLQKMEKHGYRKKTSQGLEEFISQIDDDRLREQASAFVRSFEEIYFHDRVFTREHISGLRDILTSM